The Silene latifolia isolate original U9 population chromosome Y, ASM4854445v1, whole genome shotgun sequence sequence ACACTTACCGGAATCTTGAAGACCGATAGAAAATAATTTGAAAGATTTGATAGAACTGATGAAATAAGGGTAAGTCTACCAGCTGATGATAGAAAAATTACATTCCACGAGGAAATCCTCTTCATAACACCATCAATTAACGTCCTAAAAAGGTCCCGTTTTGACCCCTGAAACTCCGTTGGAACCCCAAGATATTTCCCAATCCCTTTATTGCTTTTAATACGGAAGATCTTAAGGCACCGCTTAGCTTGCATCAGCCTCATGCTTGGACTAAAAAGAATTCCAGATTTTGCGTCATTTATCTTTTGTCCCGAAGCTCCGCAATAAGCATCTAGAATCCTTTTCAGCTGCGTAGCAGAGTCCCCCGTATCTTGGAGAAAGAAAACAACATCATCCGCGAAGAAAAGGTGAGTTAGTGGAGATACTTGCTTACATAACGGGATACCCCGCAAAAGCCCACATTCCCGGGCCTGAGTAACTATTCCCGATAACACTTCCATACAAAGAACAAATAAGTAAGGGGACAAAGGATCCCCCTGCCGAAGGCCACATCTTGGTAGGAAAGCATTAAGAGGCGATCCATTAAGCAGGATCTCATACGAGACCGTCGTAACACAATTCATGATCAAATcaatcagcctctccgggaaacCAAATTTATCCATAACCTTAGCTAGAAAACTCCAACGAATCCTATCATAAGCTTTGCTCATATCCGCCTTAAAAGCAAAATGCCCATACTTTCCACTTTTATGACCAGTTATCTCATGAATAGCCTCATGGGCCAAAAGAATATTTTCACTAATAAGTCGTCCCGGAACAAAGGCATTTTGAAACTCATCAGTCAACGAACTCATGACCCGAGCCAACCTATTAGCAATACACTTAGAGATAATTCGCATGAAGACGTTACAAAGATTAATAGGTCGATAATCTTGTACAACCTCAGGGTTATCAGTCTTCGGAATCAGCGCAATAAAGGTACGATTAATCTCACGCAACACACGTCCCGAATTAAGGACAGAAAGAGCTGCTTTGGTAAAATCCTTGTTAATACGTCCCCAAAACTTTATTTCTTGAAGTTATTCAATTGAAGTTATACACTTTATACAAGTTTTGAGTTGAAGTTACACTTAAAGAGCTTGAAGTTACAGTGGCTTTAAATTGGATGTTAGAGTAatatataactttaatccataagtACTATAACTTGAATGTTAGAGTTGCACTGAATCTGTTTGAAATTACACAAATATCTAATTGAAGTTACGCCTATCTTTCTTAAAGTTATTGAACTAGGAAATTAGTTGAAGTTATACACTTTCATGCATTGAAGTTACACATCTCCTGCATGAAGTTATAGATGACACATTGAAGTTAAACACTAACTTTTAGTAAAGAGTTACAATGATGAAATACTGAAGTTATACACTACTTGATTGAAGTTATGAATGTTAAAGGCTGTTGATAGAACTTAGATATTGTGAAATTTAATTTCCCTTTTAACGATTAATATGTGGCGCTTAACATATTCACTGGTTGCTAAAAGTAGGCAAGATTATGCGGAAGCTGAATATTGTAAGCAAGTAGCAGAAGAATTTACGCCTTATGTCAAGCAAAAATTTATTGAGATCGAAGAGGCAGTTACTTTTTATAAAATATATGCACTTTTTTGTGGGTTTGACGTGCGGAAGTACACGACAAAAAAATGGCGTAGTGGCAGAATAAAGTCAAAACTATTAGATGCAACCGAGAGGGATTCACATGTGTACGAAAGAGCGATTCAGCCAAAATTAAGGAACCAGGTAGAAGGGAACAAGCAAAAgcgggggggaggggggggggggggtgttcaCGGGCGTACAACAGAGAAATAATAAAATGACATGGGTTAGGTGCAAAGCGCGAATCATGTTATTTATAAAGGATGAGATCTTGTTAATCGACCGATTTCACGAGGGGCACAATCACAAGCAGGTATGTGTTAAAGATAAAGAGTTTCAAAAGTTGTCACGTAACATAACAGATTTTCACAAGTACCTGATCGTCTATTACTCAAGGGTTAGATATGTATTATGTCTGACCTAATTGACATATATTGTGAATAATAATTAAATTGACAGTTGACTGAATATATTTGATTAATATAGAAAATTATACTTCTGTATTTGGTAttgcagttgaggataggagcaacaAGGACGTACAACATGTTCATGGAACATGTAAAtgggttcgagaacattggtgctACTTTAATTGATTTCAAGAACTTTCACAGAGATGTAAAATGCTTCATTCATGAAAGGGACGGACAATTGTTCAtagaccggttcaagaatatggaCGATAATAGGGATggtttttattttgattatgactTGCATGAGGATAATAGCCTCCGTAAGGGAATATGGGTTGACGAAACTACTAGAAGAAACTATGCCGTATTTGGTGATGCTGTGTCGTACGACCCAACTTACTCGAAAAACAAGTATGATATGATTTTCACACCATTCATCGGAGTAGATCACCATAAACGGTCAGTGACATTTGCTGGGGCGCTTTTTGCAAATGAAGACCATGAATCATTTCAGTGGGTTTTCAGCAGATTTTTGATTGCTATGGGGGACAGGAACCACACTACATTATCACTGATCAGGATCCGGGCATTATTAAGGCTGTGCCCCTTGTGTTCAAGAGAGCGCGCCACAGGTtttgtatgtggcatataatgaacaaggtgccaacTAAGTTTGGGGTAACAAGGGAGGACTATAAAGACTTTCTAAAGAAATTGAatgacattatatgggacgatgaCTTAGAAGTAGTGGACTTTTGACATTCGTtgggcagaaataatggaagcACATAGACTTTCTAACGATGATTGGTTTATGGAAACCTATGATAAATGGGGGCGgtgggtgatggcgcattgcaaGGACTTGATCATTGGGGGTGGTTATGCGGACCACTCAAAGATCCGAAAGCATAAACAGTTTTGTTAAGAGGTTTGAGCAAAAGACGGGCACGTTGGTCTAGTTTTGGATGCGTGTTCAGAGCGCTATGGACCAACAACGACATACGCAGAAGAAGCTTGACAATGATAGCCGACACTCATCACCAAAGACAGCTACGCATTTGGCAATTGAAAATCATGGGGCAAAAGTGAACACCCatgaggttttcaaggaatttcaaGAAGAGGTCAAGTACTCTATTGATATATGTAGGACAGGTGTGTACACCGAAAGAGATGTACTTGAGGTGACTGTCGTTAAAGACGCATGCAGGGAAAGGAGTTTCAGcgttgagtacaacccaggtAATGATATAGCGTACGTTTGTAACATATATGCCAATATACCATAACTTCAATCTGTAATTATCACTTAAAATTTTCCTTATTACCCTTAGAAAGAAAAAATGGCTCAACTAATGGTATATAAAGGCCTATTATATTTCAGCGGATTTAGAAAGTACTATGAAATATAATTGTAATACcctgtaatttaataataatttatgagaataatttatgtaatttaaataaggGTTATTTAATGTAAATACTCCAAACTATAGGCGGTGTTCTCAAAATACTCTAAACTTTAATAAATCTCAAAATATACCCAACTTTTAATACTCTCTTTTCAAAATGATCTATGGTGACCGGCTACCCGATAAACAAGTCGTTGCCTAATTTTATTCATTACCTTATTTCATTTTCATCCCTTACCTTAGTTCATCTTCATCCCCTACCTTGAACAACCTCTACCACCCACAACCCTTCAACGCCTCAATTCATCACTAAAATCCACCAGTGAAACCCTAAAAAAACCACCCGCCACTCTCCCAGATCTGTCGCCGACCAAAGCAAGCCTCAACGTCACCATAGGCACTGCCCCTTTACTTTCCCTTTTAATCTTCAAGGTCCGATACATAGTTTGCACCCATACTCCATTACCAAAGACTAGAAAACCTCAAAATAATCAATCAAACCAAATTTCCACCAATAAATGACACGCAAAATCGACAACAAAGACCTGGCCTACGCAAATTCCAAAGAGCcattttcaatttcaatttcttccaaCTATTTGTGGAGCTCGTCTTTTACAATTTCAATTTCTTTCAACTAATTAAACTAACGAAGTTTGATTTTTCTTTCTGTTTCCACTTGATTGTTGTATGATAGATAGAAGATTGGAATAAGAGAAAACCCTCTTAATTTATCTCACCTTTGGACGCTTTTTTCCAAAACTTCTACTATTTGGGTTAAGGAGAGAGTGAATTCAAGGTGCAATATGGTCTTGTTGTCTCAGACTTGGATTCTCTTACCATTTCTTGGtggttgtttttttttggtaAGTTAATGTCAATATCTTCAAATTATTGATAGAGGGTGTTCCATCAAATTTTCATAGAGGGAAGTTGCAGTATGAATGAGGAAGATGAAATACAATGAAGAGGACCATGAGTGGGTCCTGTAACTAGAGTTAACCTGCTACTACAGGTTAGAAAGAGGACAATTCTATTAAAAGATGAGGGTGGTGATAGTTGAGTATATTGTGAGTTATATTGTAGTTTGGAGTAATTTAAGAAGATCAGTAATAGTTTACAGTATTTACATTAAATAAtcctttaaataattaattaacggcatttctaataatagttgcaaataaaacattaattaaataacaaaataagtatccaagtcgggaattgggcttagctagtaattgagctttgggccgtgtgccatagttatgtggaccgaaatttattaatcTACTATGAGTATGGTCGGGAATtgtttcgggatttaataataataataagaagaaaataataataagtaaaggtaataataattttattaataattatcctaataatattagtatatggtaataataaaattagtaaaagaAGTATGTGGTGATATTATTTATGGAAAATAATAAAAtgtgtaatagtaataataatagaatttataatagtaataataattatataattgtaataaagcaatagtttcctaattggcctcatatactctccaaatttagactataaataccatgataactgaaaataattcataaaagaagaaggaacatatctaaaagaaagaagaataaaattaaggaagagaaaagcaaagaaattaacttttattatcgcctcaaggtaatactttaaaccgtctcatgtacaCACTTTGCTTTGCTATGACTCGTAAACTAGGACACCGTAGGACGAGCTGTGAACGTGGACCACCAGGGATTGACCAGGACCTCCGTTTGACCGTCTTTGACCGCCGGTGATGGGTGTTTGACCTGTCTATAAAAAagggttgttgttgtggttgtttaaCACGTTTTATATGTTATATGAACACTTATTTCAGTCGTGGAGGACCTAGGCTTGGTGAGGGTGGTACCTGGGGTTGCGTCAACCACCGTGGGTGGTCAGGGATGGTGAAAGTCAGTGACTTGCGCGGTGGTTGGCCGGAATTACGAAGGAGTGCGTGTTGGTTGTATTATAAATGGAATCGGGTTTATACCCTATACCGTGACTGTATTGAGATCGGACCTGTGTGGTTGGCTTGGGGGTGGTTAGTCGGTCCTGGTGTTGGTGTTAAGGTGGTTGCAAGTGGAGGTTAGTACGGTGAGGTGTCAGGTTGTGGTGGTTGAACGGGTTTGTGATGTTTTTCGATTCGTGTGTCGTTTCTTGTTGTCATGGGCTATCGTGTGTGGCCTTAGCAGGTGATGGGACCacagtgggtcaagggagaccatggTGGTGGCCACGAGTGGTCACGGTGGCGGTAGGTGGTGAATTGGTTGAGTTAAGTTGTTGTGTGTTGGGGTTTAGGGGGTTGTTTAGGGCGTGTAAGTGCGGGTTGCAGGTGGATTTTTAACCGGTGTTGGTGGTTGTCGGGATTGGTCGTGGTGCAAGTTAGGGCGTGGCAGGTTGGGTGATACTGAAGGTGGCTAGGGGTGGTGTGATAGGTGGTTAAAGGAGGGGGTTTGAACTCGGTT is a genomic window containing:
- the LOC141630705 gene encoding uncharacterized protein LOC141630705 produces the protein MRIISKCIANRLARVMSSLTDEFQNAFVPGRLISENILLAHEAIHEITGHKSGKYGHFAFKADMSKAYDRIRWSFLAKVMDKFGFPERLIDLIMNCVTTVSYEILLNGSPLNAFLPRCGLRQGDPLSPYLFVLCMEVLSGIVTQARECGLLRGIPLCKQVSPLTHLFFADDVVFFLQDTGDSATQLKRILDAYCGASGQKINDAKSGILFSPSMRLMQAKRCLKIFRIKSNKGIGKYLGVPTEFQGSKRDLFRTLIDGVMKRISSWNVIFLSSAGRLTLISSVLSNLSNYFLSVFKIPLIKRNVAWKPGINSRLNVWSTCWVNGDMPELSVEALRIENVGLKDLRIGDLYRASGGWDEQRVRYIFDEGVVDHVLAIPVYASQVQDRIYWKHTTNSEYSVKSAYGVAFNHFMLKHASVKDKTRMSEKSIRFCRKFLWKLHVPQKWKVFLWRLISDSLPTGSSLDKRGIHVDSSCRVCMDAQEFMETRAHLFRDCSVAKRVWACLDLAIRAREEGEKSRVESKEGGGGMLCVPNELRDGNPLYVVGATHSCTPVKVRVDAGWKSVKEAAIGWVAYAADGSTICSRGNKVKAQSAM